The following coding sequences are from one Lolium rigidum isolate FL_2022 chromosome 6, APGP_CSIRO_Lrig_0.1, whole genome shotgun sequence window:
- the LOC124667018 gene encoding transcription factor bHLH77-like: MNCGPPDQLPPPPPQSFLNLNSWDSSMDAGHQLDPMTSSPPAANTTDARALHGISPRPHYGGSPPKLNLSMMGQYHPHHYPGGAGLPPTLENLMPIASLDQFLADPGFADRAAARLSSFDARASYGLPDDGPVGALREMELRDDSSVSDPASAGALKDGNARKRKAAGAKGKGKDSSMSTSAKDLVLAKDDSASKRCKSTEEGNGAEENSGKGKAAQSSSENGGKKQGKDGRPVPDPHQDFIHVRARRGEATDSHSLAERVRREKISQRMKLLQDLVPGCNKVVGKAVMLDEIINYVQSLQRQVEFLSMKLATVNPQLDFNNLPNLLAKDMQQSCGPLQSSQHFPLDASGAPLPFMSQPHQGNNNPLGCGMSDGMDDQGSMHPLDPAFCRSMGSQHHFLNGVGDAGSQVGAFWQDLQSVVQMDMGQSQEMATSSNSYDGSLQTVHMKMEL; encoded by the exons ATGAACTGCGGCCCGCCGGaccagctgccgccgccgccgccgcagagctTCCTCAACCTCAACAGCTGGGACAGCTCCATGGACGCAGGGCACCAGCTCGACCCCATGACCTCCTCCCCGCCCGCCGCCAACACCACGGACGCCCGCGCTCTCCACGGGATCTCGCCGCGCCCGCACTACGGCGGCTCGCCGCCCAAGCTCAACCTCTCCATGATGGGCCAGTACCACCCCCACCACTACCCTGGCGGCGCCGGACTGCCGCCCACGCTGGAGAACTTGATGCCCATAGCCTCCCTggaccagttcctcgccgacccgGGCTTCGccgaccgcgccgccgcgcggCTCTCCAGCTTCGACGCCCGCGCCAGCTACGGCCTCCCGGACGACGGCCCCGTCGGCGCATTGAGGGAGATGGAGCTCCGGGACGACTCCTCGGTGTCCGATCCGGCGTCGGCCGGCGCGCTCAAGGACGGCAATGCGCGGAAGCGGAAGGCCGCCGGCGCCAAGGGGAAAGGCAAGGACAGCTCCATGTCCACCTCCGCCAAGGATCTTGTCCTCGCCAAG GACGATTCGGCGTCCAAGCGTTGCAAATCCACGGAGGAGGGCAACGGCGCGGAGGAGAATTCCGGCAAGGGGAAGGCCGCGCAGAGCAGCAGCGAGAACGGCGGCAAGAAGCAGGGCAAGGACGGGAGGCCCGTCCCCGACCCGCATCAGGACTTCATCCACGTCCGGGCGAGGCGCGGGGAGGCGACGGACAGCCACAGCCTCGCCGAGCGG GTTAGAAGAGAGAAGATCAGCCAGAGGATGAAGCTGCTGCAGGATCTTGTCCCGGGTTGCAACAAG GTGGTAGGCAAGGCTGTGATGCTCGACGAGATCATCAACTACGTGCAATCGTTGCAACGGCAAGTCGAG TTTCTGTCCATGAAGCTGGCGACGGTGAATCCCCAGCTGGACTTCAACAATTTGCCCAACCTCCTTGCTAAAGAT ATGCAGCAGTCATGTGGCCCGTTGCAGAGCTCCCAGCATTTCCCGCTGGACGCCTCAGGTGCACCGCTCCCCTTCATGAGCCAGCCTCACCAGGGGAACAACAACCCACTCGGCTGTGGCATGAGTGACGGCATGGACGATCAGGGCTCCATGCACCCGCTAGACCCGGCGTTCTGCCGGTCAATGGGCTCGCAACATCATtttctcaacggagttggcgacgCCGGCTCTCAG